A stretch of DNA from Mucilaginibacter daejeonensis:
GCCGGTGCCGGCATAAGTGGTCACCACACCCGCGGCAGTGATCTTGCGGATCAGGTGATTGAACGAGTCGGACACGTACAGGTTACCGGCCGCATCAGCCACCACGCCCTGCGGCGCATTAAAGGTAGCGTTGATGCCGGTGCCGTTAGCAAAACCTGCCGAGCTGTTACCCGCCAGGGTGCTGGTGGTCACGGTAGTATCGGCGGTGCCGCTGCTGGTGGTGAAGGTCACCAGTTTGCCGTAACCCACTCCGGCGCTGTTCTGGATGTAAGCGCGCAGGTAGTATTTAGTATTTGGAGTAAGGCCGGTCAACGCGCTCTTGAAATATAAGGCAGTGCCATCGCTGGTCTTGCTATCGCTGATAGTAGGCGCCTGGTTAGTTGCGCTCCAGCATACACCGCTGGCATCAATGGTATAAGCGGTACCATAATCGGTGATGTTGCCACCGCTGATGGCCGTGGTGCCGGTAACGCCATACACTACCGGCATCGTCTCTGAAGCGGGCGCTACGGTAGGTGTATCGGTCTTTTTATTGCAACCCGCAGCAGCCAAAGCGATCATTGCTCCGGCAAGCAGGTAATTCCTGATCTGTACAGATGTTTTAGGGATCATAAAAGTTCTATCATCAAGTTCACTTCACTAACACCACTGGTGGTCAAATATCCTTTACGCGGCCAGGGCCGTTATCGTAACAGGGTATTCGCTTTAAAATGGCGGTTCAAGGGGCTAAATTACTTATAATAAGTACAGCCTGAAATGCCGGGCTGTAATAATCCTGCTAATTACGCAACTCTTGAGCGCTGTACAGCAGGGGCAAGTGTTAAATTTTGTTAATGATGCACGATATCCGCCAAAACCACCTCGCGGTTGTGTTGTTGTAGAACGGAGGTTTTTACTATGCTACGCCCGATTATATATATACTTGCTTTATCTTTTTGGATGTTGACAGCTAACGCTCAGCAGCACAAGCAGGCCTTGCCGCATGGCATGGTATATGGCGGCAAGCCCTCCACCGTTGCGCTCATGCGTGCCGATAGCGTGGAAGAGGCCATGGGCAAAAAGGCCCGTACCTCAGCATCGGTGGTGGGCACCATATTGGAGGTGACCAAAGAGCAGGGCGGCTGGTTCACGATGGATGCCGGGCAAGGCCGCGTGATCAGGGCACATTTCAAGAACTATAAAGTAAAACTTCCCAAAGCTTTGAAAGGCCGGGAGGTGATCATGCAGGGCGTAGCCACCAAACAGTTCATTGCCGATGATGCCCAACCCCTTGCCGGCGACACCGTGACCGGCAAAAAGCAGCACCAGGTGAAGACCGACCCTAAAAAGCGTATCCTTTTTGAGGTTGCTGGGTTAATGATCAATAAGTAAGATGGAGTAGGTTAATGTCCTGATCATTTTCTTACATCTATAAAAACACAAAGAGCCGCTATCAAAGTGGCTTTTTGTGTTTATTTAGGCTGGTTGAAGGTCACGACCTGCATTACCATGACGGGTACCGGTTTGCCCTTGTAAATGCCGGGTAGCCACATGCCTTCGATCAGTTTTACGCAGCGTATGGCCTCGGCATTTAAGCTCGCCTCGGCCGGGCGGAGCACCTGGTGGTCTTTCACCTGCCCGTTCTCATCCACTATGTAGCCTATCCACACTTTGCCGCCGATCCCGTTGGCCACTGCGGTGCTTGGATAGCGCAGCGCATACACGATAGGGCGAAACTTGATCTGCTCACCGGGCACGAATATGGGCGGGCGGTCGAGGTG
This window harbors:
- a CDS encoding DUF4920 domain-containing protein; the protein is MLTANAQQHKQALPHGMVYGGKPSTVALMRADSVEEAMGKKARTSASVVGTILEVTKEQGGWFTMDAGQGRVIRAHFKNYKVKLPKALKGREVIMQGVATKQFIADDAQPLAGDTVTGKKQHQVKTDPKKRILFEVAGLMINK